The following are encoded together in the Pygocentrus nattereri isolate fPygNat1 chromosome 3, fPygNat1.pri, whole genome shotgun sequence genome:
- the LOC108432765 gene encoding zinc finger protein 615-like isoform X1 codes for MVESHFQIQLTAILDVLMKTAVSDICALADSWVQSLQTEIRRSQKENEDLRQRLYSMKQQPPAKAPQEESPNSEAEEDACGELSDDCKEMGEYTETESAVPKRGQWRVMLQKWNPVLVGAKAEVLDGSISEIQEEKLDATPPDAAYSPVCLDMEENHPLYEIKTESEKALPALQKSECSPDVSVDFQNECEEPAVLSEENETESIQHVPQPKREEEEEFDISCLLTPNLQLNSTHLRRDDHTESTNSDCTRNFNLDRDFSLSVPAPNDEHFSERTSVSLRCDKQIGGMFICNICGKTLTTKRSFICHLRLHTGEKPFACTQCGKRFAKKFNLDIHYNIHSGARPYVCTLCPRSFADPSAFGRHKIMHRKKSQLESYSPMCKFICNICGQSFSSKPSLAVHSKLHTAERQHGVQKVLLRHMH; via the exons ATGGTGGAGTCCCATTTTCAGATCCAGCTCACCGCCATCCTGGACGTGTTGATGAAAACAGCGGTGTCGGACATCTGCGCTCTGGCCGACAGCTGGGTTCAGTCTTTACAGACGGAAATCAGGAGAAGCCAAAAGGAGAATGAGGACTTAAGACAAAGACTGTACAGCATGAAACAGCAGCCTCCGGCAAAAGCACCGCAGGAGGAGAGCCCGAACAGCGAGGCCGAGGAGGACGCCTGCGGTGAGCTGAGTGACG ACTGTAAGGAAATGGGGGAATACACAGAGACTGAATCTGCAGTGCCCAAAAGAGGACAGTGG cGCGTCATGCTGCAGAAATGGAACCCTGTACTTGTAGGAGCAAAAGCAGAGGTGCTGGACGGATCCATTAGCGAAATACAGGAGGAAAAGCTGGATG CAACACCTCCTGATGCAGCTTATTCGCCTGTTTGTCTGGATATGGAAGAAAACCACCCACTTTATGAAATCAAGACAGAATCAGAGAAGGCTCTACCTGCTCTCCAGAAGTCAGAATGCAGTCCAGACGTCAGTGTAGACTTTCAAAATGAATGCGAAGAACCTGCAGTGCTTAGCgaagagaatgagacagagagcaTTCAACATGTCCCACAACctaaaagagaagaggaggaagagttTGACATCTCCTGCCTGCTGACACCTAATCTACAGCTTAATTCCACACATCTGCGCCGAGATGACCATACAGAGTCTACAAACTCCGACTGCACAAGGAATTTCAATTTGGACAGAGATTTCAGTTTATCAGTGCCAGCCCCAAATGACGAACATTTTTCAGAAAGAACCTCAGTTTCTCTAAGGTGTGATAAACAGATAGGGGGTATGTTTATTTGCAATATCTGCGGGAAAACTCTTACGACCAAAAGAtcgtttatttgtcatttgagaTTACATACTGGAGAGAAGCCCTTCGCATGTACTCAGTGTGGAAAGAGATTTGCTAAGAAATTTAACCTCGATATCCACTACAACATCCACTCTGGAGCAAGACCCTATGTCTGTACTCTCTGCCCAAGGTCATTCGCTGACCCGAGTGCTTTTGGAAGACATAAGATAATGCACAGAAAGAAGTCACAGCTGGAGTCCTACAGCCCTATGTGTAAATTCATTTGTAACATATGTGGGCAGAGTTTTTCATCAAAACCCTCACTTGCTGTGCATTCTAAATTGCACACTGCAGAGAGGCAACACGGTGTACAGAAGGTTTTGCTCAGACACATGCATTAA
- the LOC108432765 gene encoding zinc finger protein 615-like isoform X2 has product MVESHFQIQLTAILDVLMKTAVSDICALADSWVQSLQTEIRRSQKENEDLRQRLYSMKQQPPAKAPQEESPNSEAEEDACDCKEMGEYTETESAVPKRGQWRVMLQKWNPVLVGAKAEVLDGSISEIQEEKLDATPPDAAYSPVCLDMEENHPLYEIKTESEKALPALQKSECSPDVSVDFQNECEEPAVLSEENETESIQHVPQPKREEEEEFDISCLLTPNLQLNSTHLRRDDHTESTNSDCTRNFNLDRDFSLSVPAPNDEHFSERTSVSLRCDKQIGGMFICNICGKTLTTKRSFICHLRLHTGEKPFACTQCGKRFAKKFNLDIHYNIHSGARPYVCTLCPRSFADPSAFGRHKIMHRKKSQLESYSPMCKFICNICGQSFSSKPSLAVHSKLHTAERQHGVQKVLLRHMH; this is encoded by the exons ATGGTGGAGTCCCATTTTCAGATCCAGCTCACCGCCATCCTGGACGTGTTGATGAAAACAGCGGTGTCGGACATCTGCGCTCTGGCCGACAGCTGGGTTCAGTCTTTACAGACGGAAATCAGGAGAAGCCAAAAGGAGAATGAGGACTTAAGACAAAGACTGTACAGCATGAAACAGCAGCCTCCGGCAAAAGCACCGCAGGAGGAGAGCCCGAACAGCGAGGCCGAGGAGGACGCCTGCG ACTGTAAGGAAATGGGGGAATACACAGAGACTGAATCTGCAGTGCCCAAAAGAGGACAGTGG cGCGTCATGCTGCAGAAATGGAACCCTGTACTTGTAGGAGCAAAAGCAGAGGTGCTGGACGGATCCATTAGCGAAATACAGGAGGAAAAGCTGGATG CAACACCTCCTGATGCAGCTTATTCGCCTGTTTGTCTGGATATGGAAGAAAACCACCCACTTTATGAAATCAAGACAGAATCAGAGAAGGCTCTACCTGCTCTCCAGAAGTCAGAATGCAGTCCAGACGTCAGTGTAGACTTTCAAAATGAATGCGAAGAACCTGCAGTGCTTAGCgaagagaatgagacagagagcaTTCAACATGTCCCACAACctaaaagagaagaggaggaagagttTGACATCTCCTGCCTGCTGACACCTAATCTACAGCTTAATTCCACACATCTGCGCCGAGATGACCATACAGAGTCTACAAACTCCGACTGCACAAGGAATTTCAATTTGGACAGAGATTTCAGTTTATCAGTGCCAGCCCCAAATGACGAACATTTTTCAGAAAGAACCTCAGTTTCTCTAAGGTGTGATAAACAGATAGGGGGTATGTTTATTTGCAATATCTGCGGGAAAACTCTTACGACCAAAAGAtcgtttatttgtcatttgagaTTACATACTGGAGAGAAGCCCTTCGCATGTACTCAGTGTGGAAAGAGATTTGCTAAGAAATTTAACCTCGATATCCACTACAACATCCACTCTGGAGCAAGACCCTATGTCTGTACTCTCTGCCCAAGGTCATTCGCTGACCCGAGTGCTTTTGGAAGACATAAGATAATGCACAGAAAGAAGTCACAGCTGGAGTCCTACAGCCCTATGTGTAAATTCATTTGTAACATATGTGGGCAGAGTTTTTCATCAAAACCCTCACTTGCTGTGCATTCTAAATTGCACACTGCAGAGAGGCAACACGGTGTACAGAAGGTTTTGCTCAGACACATGCATTAA